One part of the Candidatus Paceibacterota bacterium genome encodes these proteins:
- a CDS encoding alpha/beta hydrolase has product MENIKIHIIHGWTYTLEAWEPCLAELRAKGFEPVMLRVPGLTEKSEKVWTLPEYVTWLEKVLQNESNVILLGHSNGGRIAIAAFAKNPTLIQKLILLDSAGVVHNEFPLRAKRAVFGSLAQVGKIFLDFPFVRKVFYKIIGAHDYGRAPENMRETMKNLISRDLTPELSKISIPTLIIWGKEDKITPLSDAYLMQKNIKDSKLVVVDGANHSPHATHPKIVAEEIAKFTN; this is encoded by the coding sequence ATGGAAAATATAAAGATTCACATTATTCACGGATGGACGTATACACTTGAGGCCTGGGAGCCTTGCCTTGCGGAGTTGCGCGCGAAAGGTTTTGAACCTGTCATGCTTCGCGTTCCTGGCCTAACTGAAAAATCTGAAAAAGTTTGGACGCTTCCCGAATATGTTACCTGGCTTGAAAAAGTGCTTCAAAATGAGTCGAACGTAATTCTTCTCGGACATTCAAACGGCGGAAGGATTGCTATTGCAGCGTTCGCTAAAAATCCGACCCTCATTCAGAAACTGATTCTTCTTGATTCTGCTGGTGTAGTTCATAATGAATTTCCTCTGCGTGCAAAGCGTGCTGTCTTCGGTTCTCTTGCACAGGTGGGGAAAATCTTCCTAGATTTTCCATTTGTCCGAAAAGTATTCTATAAAATTATTGGTGCACATGATTATGGCCGTGCGCCAGAAAATATGAGAGAAACAATGAAAAATCTCATTTCTCGCGATCTCACGCCCGAGCTTTCGAAAATTTCCATTCCCACACTCATCATTTGGGGCAAAGAAGACAAAATAACACCTCTTTCAGATGCTTATCTTATGCAGAAAAATATTAAGGATTCAAAACTTGTCGTTGTAGATGGAGCGAACCATTCTCCACACGCCACTCACCCTAAAATTGTTGCCGAAGAAATAGCGAAATTTACAAACTAA
- a CDS encoding cyanophycin synthetase, producing the protein MRILRIIKKKIYFFVASYFRFWAGIYLRRWNPEVLAVIGSSGKTTLLHLFEAQLGNEARYSHHANSAFGIPFHILGLQRKSFSIIEWPLFALLSPFRAFRGLPKEKLYVVEADAERPGEGKFLAELLKPTGIVWLSLEEAHGINFDRIVTSHSGDHREAVKETMANEFGYFLEHAKAFSILNADNHFITKQSKRTKSKVIPVSEKEIRSFKIVNEGVEIETLIGNFSLPRLVPPASSLSVVAVSTAVRTLGFEVDPMFRNFELPPGRSSVFQGIENTTLIDSTYNATMDGMRTMLDLTRRHPALGEKWLVLGDMIEQGKSEEAEHTDIVKDILSVSPARVILVGPRLTKYTYPLLVKALGEKKVAHFLMPGEALLYLKRELKGGETILFKGARYLEGVVEKLLLNPSDASKLCRREAIFAAQRKKWKI; encoded by the coding sequence ATGAGAATTCTTCGAATCATAAAAAAGAAAATTTATTTTTTTGTAGCCAGCTACTTTAGGTTTTGGGCTGGAATTTATTTGCGTCGCTGGAATCCGGAAGTGTTAGCAGTTATTGGTTCAAGCGGAAAGACTACGCTTCTACACCTTTTCGAGGCTCAGTTAGGTAATGAAGCTCGCTATTCCCACCATGCAAACAGCGCGTTTGGAATTCCCTTTCATATTCTCGGACTTCAGCGAAAATCTTTCAGTATCATTGAATGGCCTCTTTTTGCTCTTCTTTCGCCATTTCGCGCTTTTCGAGGACTTCCAAAAGAAAAACTCTATGTAGTTGAAGCTGATGCAGAACGTCCGGGTGAAGGAAAATTTTTGGCGGAGCTCCTGAAACCCACTGGAATCGTATGGCTTTCTTTGGAAGAAGCTCACGGAATAAATTTTGATCGCATCGTTACTTCTCATTCGGGAGATCATCGCGAGGCAGTCAAAGAGACAATGGCAAACGAATTCGGATATTTTCTCGAACATGCCAAAGCATTTTCTATTTTAAACGCAGACAATCATTTCATAACAAAGCAATCGAAGCGTACAAAATCAAAAGTAATACCCGTTTCGGAAAAAGAGATTAGGAGCTTTAAAATTGTGAATGAAGGCGTAGAGATCGAAACACTGATCGGGAATTTCTCGCTTCCGCGACTGGTTCCCCCAGCCTCTTCCCTCTCGGTTGTTGCGGTTTCGACTGCCGTTCGGACGCTTGGATTTGAGGTTGACCCGATGTTTAGAAATTTCGAACTTCCTCCCGGCCGAAGTTCAGTATTCCAGGGAATAGAAAACACAACGCTCATTGATAGCACTTACAACGCGACGATGGATGGAATGCGCACCATGCTCGATCTTACTCGCCGTCATCCGGCCCTGGGTGAAAAATGGCTTGTGCTCGGAGATATGATCGAACAAGGGAAAAGCGAGGAGGCGGAGCACACAGATATTGTAAAAGACATCTTGTCTGTCTCCCCCGCGCGGGTTATTCTGGTTGGACCGAGACTCACAAAATATACTTATCCTTTGCTGGTCAAAGCTCTCGGAGAAAAAAAGGTTGCACATTTTCTTATGCCTGGCGAAGCCCTTTTGTATCTCAAAAGAGAATTAAAGGGAGGAGAGACGATTCTTTTCAAAGGTGCACGGTATTTGGAGGGCGTAGTAGAAAAACTTCTTTTGAATCCGTCCGACGCATCGAAATTGTGCCGAAGGGAAGCAATTTTTGCAGCTCAAAGAAAAAAATGGAAAATATAA